Genomic segment of Nothobranchius furzeri strain GRZ-AD chromosome 12, NfurGRZ-RIMD1, whole genome shotgun sequence:
gtatccgcgatctcgttctttcgtttattacccaaagctcatgaccataggtgaggattgggacatagattgaccggtaaatcgagagcctggctttctggctcagctccctcttcaccacgacagatcggctcaacgtccgcatcactgcagatgctgaaccaatccgcctgtcaatctcccgatccctcctaccctgacttgtgaacaaaaccccaagatacttaaactcctccacttgaggtaggacctctctcccgacctggagttggcaagccacccttttccggtcgagaaccatggtctcagatttggaggtgctgatcctcatcccagccgcttcacactcggccgcgaacctacccagcaagagctgaaggtcagagctggataaagctaggaggaccacatcatccgcaaaaagcaaagacaagattctcctgccaccaaactcgacacactccacaccacggctgcgcctagaaattctgtccataaaggtaatgaacagaaccggtgacaaagggcagccctggcggagtccaaccctcaccgggaacaggtccaacttactaccagctatgtggaccaaacttacgctcctctggtaaagggactgaatggtccttaacagtaagccacccaccccatactcctggagcgtcccccacagagagcccctggggacacggtcataagccttctccaaatccacaaaacatatgtggattggttgggcaaactcccatgccccctccatcacccttgcaagggtatagagctggaccacagttccacggccaggacgaaaaccacactgctcctcctcaatctaagattcaactatcaatcagaccctcctctccagtaccttggagtagacttttccagggaggcttaggagtgtgatccccctatagttggaacacaccctctagGGATGCAAGCAATTAATCGATTATCAATTAATTGTCGATAAGAAATTACTCGATTAAATTAATTGCAATTAATTGCGTTTTAAACATGTAATTCCCCGCCAGTCCGCGTGGGGGCGCGCTTGACACCAGACGTACTTGACGCACATGCGGGATCACAAGAGAGGAAGGCTCCGACGACGACAACAACAGAGGAGAAAGAGTACGCAGAGGATGAGGAGGACAAAACGGAGTGCAGTATGGAGCCACTTCACGCTGGTCAATGACAACGATGCCAAATGCACAATATGTGGAAGTATTCTGAAGTACAACAAATCTACAACTTCGTTGAACTACCACCTAAGTACGTCACATTCAGCCGTGCTACAAACTGCGAGTGGCACTCAGCCTACAATCGCCATGGCATTGGGAAGAAGGGTATGTGACTCCACAAAAGCAGAGGGCATTACCCAGCGAATATGTAACATGGTTACTACAGACATGCTGCCGATAAATATCGTTGAAGGACAGGGATTTCAAGAACTGATAAAATACGTTGAGCCAGGGTACAATATCCCTTCTAGAACAACTATAACCACTCGCTTGGAAGCAAGTTATGCGAAGAAGAAGACCGAATTGAGAACGCAACTTGCAACTGCGAATGTGGCCCTCACGACAGACTGTTGGACTTCCTTGACTACGGAAAGCTACATCACAGTGACATGCCACTACATTGAACCGGACTGGCGGGTAAAGTCAGCAGTCCTACTCACAGAGAGTATAACGGTGAGGCATACGGCAGACAATTTAGCCGACAAGCtaaaccaggctgtggaaacatgGGGACTCACGGGGCGTGTAGTTGCATGTGTGCACGACAATGCACGGAATATCGTCTCAGCAAACAGTCCCACACGAGTCAACTGGCACTCAGTTCCATGTTTCGCCCACACGCTGCAGTTGGCCATTAACGACGGATTCACCACCTACATTAACCGAGTCATTATAGCTGCTAGCAGACTCGTGCAACACTTCAATCATAGTAGCCTAGCAAACATAGCGCTCAAAGCTAAACAACAACAAATGCAGCTGCCGTCTCATAAACTCATCCAATCCTGCAAAACCAGGTGGAATTCAGTCAGTGAAATGTTTAACAGACTAACGGAGCAGAGGTGGGCCGTGTCTGCTGTACTGTCTGACCGCACAGTAACCAAACTCTCAGATGCGAGGACGCTGGAATTGAGAGATGAATTCTGGCAGTTGATGGAGGATGTGGCGCCAGTGCTGGAAACACTCAAGTGTGCAACGACCGTCATGTCTGCTGAGACTGAGGTGTCCGTATCAGACACGTATCCCATCACCTTCAGCCTGATCAACGTGCATCTCAAGACAGACGAGGAAGACACCAGCAAAGTGGGGGAATTCAAATCCAGAGTGTGCACTTCACTGAGTGAAAGGATGAAGGTAAGTTAAAAGTTAAATTTAATGATTGCAGATATTTTTTAACTGTATGCATTGCATACAAAGCACATTGTTTGACAATGGTAGTTTTTAACTCCAATCTGATCTAATAATTAAGATCAGGCAATAAATAAACACCTaatcaatttaaaaaaattaaaaacaaacatttaggcAAGGCATATAGCACACTTACAGCACAATAACAGCAGTTATTCAAGGTGCTTTAAATTATTAAAtttgcaaaaaagaaaaacaatttgaCAGCAATATAAAAACGGCAGACAAGGCAAAGAAAAAAGTACGATATTAGCTTGTTGCAGCAAGTTGAAAAGAAACTAAATGATGAATGATGTGCTATGACATAATTCAAAAGCAATTCTAAAAAGTTGAGTTTTGATTTAAGGCAGCTCAGTATTTCAGCAGCTTTACAATATTCAGGGTGTGAAGAGGCACTTTAGATATAATTATTTGTTTTCTTCACAGATTGCTTCTGATGACCTGATGTCAACACCACCAATGATAGCAACCATGCTGGATCCTAGGCACAAGCACCTGGGATTTCTGACCCCACCAAGGAGGGTTACAGCTCATGCCAAACTGCTTGAAGTTCTGGCTGAGACTGAAGCAGAAGCCGAATGCAAGAGCGCCACGTCAGCAGATGCGATTGGAGGCCAGCAGGAGTTGGTCGGGGGCCGGGCGGTGCCAGTCCAGGCAGCTGGACTTCAGAGACGCAGTGCGTATGCTTTGCTCATGGGTGAAAACTATACCACCAGGAGCACCGATGATGTAGAAAAAGAGGTGGACAGCTTTCTGAAGGATCCGCCACCACTCCTTGATTCCAGTCCCACAACATGGTGGAAAGTCAATGAAGGAAGGTTTCCAAGGCTGGCAAACCTGGCACGAAAGTACTTGGCCATACCAGGCACATCAGTCCCTTCTGAGCGAGTATTCTCAGCAGCTGGCCTAACTGTTAACAGGCTGCGCACACGACTTACACCTGACCATGTGGATTTGCTGATATTCTTGAACAAAAATAGATAAGTCTGTCTATGCTATGAGAAGCACTAGGGatgttttggttgtttgttttatGAAGACTGTCATCAGGGAGCCTATATTAAGTTAACTAGAGCTACAGTTTTGGTTTACCAATGTAATTGTGATATTGTCACATTTCCCAGTTAAAAAGGGATTataaatactgctgatggtgctGATGGTCCACATCCGACACCTTATTTGCTTAAcagaatttattttattattcttcATAGAGACAGTGCACTATGTTAAAGTAGCCTATATTCTATTTTTCTTTTCAGGAATGCTGCTGCTATTTATGTTCCAATGTCGCAGTCGCAGATGAGAAGCACAAATGTATTTTCATTTCAAGTAGCTGCTACCAAAAGTTATTCCCTGCCGTCAACCTGATCCCAGAATAAATCTTTGATTAAGGAATATTATTTGcattttttctttatatcatATAGAAGATGGCATTTTATGTTGCATATATAGTAGATGGAACCTATTCAGAGGTTAATTCAATTTTTCAGAAAAATCGCTGcttatcaattaatcaatcatcgATCGATAAGATGAAACAACTATCGATTAATGAATTACTCGATAATTTGCATCCctaacaccctcaggtcacccttctaaaagatggggaccaccaccccagtctgccactccacaggaactgcccctgattaccacgcaatgttgcagagacgtgtcaaccacgacagccctacaacatccatagccttgagatacccaggacgaatctcatccacccctgggcctctgccgctgtgtagttgtttgactacctcagcaacttctgcccctgagattggacagtccatctccaggtctcctggctctgtttcctcctcggaatgcgcgtaggagggattgaggagctcctctaagtattccttccaccgtccgactatagccccagttgacgtcagcagctccccatccccactgtaaacagtgtgagcgagttgctgccttcctctcctgaggcgccagacagtttgccagaacctctttggagccgatcgatagtctttctccatggcctcaccaaactcctcccacgcccgagattttgccttggcaactgccactgctgcaccccgcttggatatccggaacctgtctgctgtctccggagacccacagaccagccacgccttgtagacctccttcttcagcctgacggctccccgaacctctggtgtccaccagcgggtacgggggttgccaccatgactggcaccggccaccttgcgaccacagctaacagcagccgcctcaacaatcgcagagtggaacaaggcccactcggagtcaatgtcccccactgctctcaggacgtggtcaaagctctgccggaggtgggagttgaagaccgtcttgacaggttcttctgccaggcgttcccagcagacactcACTATGCgtatgggtctgccaggtctatgtagcatcttcccctgccatctgatcaaactcaccaccaggtggtgatcagttgacagctccgctcctctcttcactcgggtgtccaaaacatacggccgtaggtcagataatacgactacaaagtctatcatcgacctgcgacctaggctgccctggtaccaagtgtactgatgggtatccttatgttcgaacatggtgttcattatggccaaactgcggcttgcacagaagtccaataatgaaacaccactcgagttcagatcaggcgggccgttccttccaatcacacccctccaggtcatgctgtcattgcccacgtgagcattgaagtaccccagcaggacaatggagtcccctgatggagcactatctagcacttttcccagggactccaaaaagggtgggtactctgaactgatatttagcccataagcgcaaacaacagtcaggacccgttccccgacccgaaggtgcagggaagctaccctctcgtcccccggggtaaaccccaacacacaggcagagtgtcttggggctagcaaaaagccagttttgaaaagttttgaatctgcaccgtcttcctgacatcacactctcctgcctataaaggacacaaagacatattttgaaagattgttactgtttattcaataaattaggcctacttttcaaaccttagctctttcatatctttcatattctatgtattatacttactgtacacaccacattacactttactgcttatttcacatagttggatgttaaactgcattttgttgttccagtattggtcattttaggttagtccagtcatccagaaacaagattcaggatagatgactaggctaatatctcccgctaacaccacagacatattggacctgaaaaatatttttttctacctcagagataagtacttgtagttgtttGCTACTTTTttagtctggactgtacgtagcattactatgataaatatatagttaccacttaaaatcattctagttattaatttagccgtgttgaattcaatttaattacgttaacaacTTTGTTCAAACGACCATGCCAGTCTTCAGTTCTCACTGCCCCCTgctgcggtctgtgtagctagctaaaaacagtatgaacagctgaggctctgtcctctgagcacatacttagtatttttgatagaatcaaattcatgacatttttctcattcacatatttttgtttctgctgtcggacgatagaactagtatgaattactgagtggagcgcgggtccggtagactacctgctTATCCTGAAGCTCTCGTCAGGTTCGCTCGTCTCAATGcagagtgaaaaaaacaaaagctctccgctgctcctttgtTCACTCGACAGAGAGAAAAACCTCTCACTCTATAAACTGCAATAAAGCAATACTCGTGAaccgagtcgctacttttggcccttctttggggaaataaatctaggggtgaaaaatctgtaaatctagcaAAAAAGACAGTTagaaaaacagaagtggaactggaactgaaggggaatatgcaatctgattggttggaagcatcatgtggggcactgtgccagctagatgcagaaatgaaaggagaagcgctgcagcccaatattgcccaataatccgtttgtttatccacaaggagggaaaattattttccaggacaactcaaaaatttccaggacattttgcaattccccccattttccatgtgttttccatgactggaaaattggactatcattttccaggttttccaggacgcgtgggaaccctgaAGTATCTGAATGTAAATGTGTGAATGAAAAGCAGAATGGTTTTGTGATACTCTTCACCAAACAGCCACATTAAAAATACTACATTCTCATAATGCAAAGTTTAAATAATGTTACAGGCATATTTCCCTTTTTCATCTATTCAGCCTCCCATCCACATACCACAGGGGCTCCCATGTCTAGTCATGATGAATGTCGGAGGACATCTTATGAAAAGGTGAATACATTTAAGGACGTTCTCCCCAGAATGAACGTCAATTCTCAATGGTGCTGTTGTAAATTGAATTTTAGACGTAATTTATTAGCGTACATTAAAAATCACAGATAAGAGCTGGACTTCCGTCCTTATCAGTGATGACACTACGTTTTACTGCAGAGTGCGAACAACCTTTATATCGGCAGGCTTACTGTGGAAAAAGGACAGGAGATAAGATGATGTCCTACAACTCTATCAGTTTACGTTCTAAAAAATAACGCTAAACAAAGCTAGAGATGGAAGGCTTTTTGGGGGGGGCTAACACGAAGTACCTTTGCTAAAACTGCAGCAGGTTAGCTTGATGTTACAGATCAAGGACACCAAATTAATGATTattataaacacatttttaaaacaatGAAACTGTAAGCAACATTTACGATTTTAGCTCaccttttaaatgtatttaattcaGTCAAATATGCGATGTAAAGATGAAAAGATGGCCAAAAGCCCAAACAGTGGAAATGTGACCACTTGCTAGTTAGCTAGCTGAGTAGTTCTAGTTGTACTTCCGGGAAATCTACGGTGCACGGGAAGGCTCAAAACCAAATCCCTGGACTCGCCGCCTTCAGGACTCCTCCCCTCAGCAAGAGGCTTTAAAACCACTtgttttcaacccattttctcatATGTTGTTGAGGAACTGTATTTTTTGGGGTAGTAGGAACAGTTTTGAAAATGTTTTCAGCAGCCACATGGACTCTTTTGGCTCTCTTCCTCACCCTGTTACTGCTGTGAGTATTCTGCGCGATCAACTCTTCCGATCAAAATCCATTTTTTCCCTATATTTATCGCAAGCTACTCCCTGAAACTTCAAgtttgtattttttcttttaaaacacagatatGGAGTCTGGCCTTACAGGTTTTTCAAAAAACTCGGCATACGAGGACCAACACCTCTGCCTTTTATTGGAACAATGCTGAACGTGTTAAAGGTATGCCTAAAAAAGACGATTTAttatgtaataaataaataattaaatataacGTGGGTTTTTACTGTACTGGTGGTATCTTGGTTTTAGTTTACTCCCAGTAACACACCCACTGTTTTATATGATCTGCGATTTTCTGTAGGGATTGTTACCCTTTGACCGTGAGTGTCAGGCCAAGTATGGAGATGTCTGGGGGTGAGTCGTTTCATCATGTGGAAAGAAAACGTTTTTAGTGTAATCACTTAATGTACTTTCTTGTTATTGTAAAACATGGTGTTGTATTTTAATTCCCATCATAATGAAACTCATTGTGAACAAATTTGCTCACATTTTACAGAAAAATCGcttatttttaaaaaagtttCATATAGTAAGACCCAAATAAACTCTGTTGGAATTAATTAAAGTTTGAAGTTTATTCGTTGCACATGTGATGAAATTAATTCATGATCAGTTGGCCTTTAATCTGATACTTTTAAACGTTTGTTTCTGTCTAGTTTGTTTGATGGACCAACGCCAGTAATGATGGTTACAGACCCTGAGATTATCAAAACTATCCTGGTAAAGGAGTGCTACACCGTGTTTACCAATCGCAGGGTAAGGGATTATATTTTatgaaattaaaaatatattcacCTATGTTGTTTTCTCAAACACACGTGTGTCAAGAAAACACAAGATATTTAAAAATTTATAGTAATGGAACACATTTAAAGTTGTAAATACCTACTTTTTAATGTAAGGTCTGACTGGTGTGTTAAAAAACAGGATATCCTGTAGAAAACATCAAGATCAGTTTTTAAGTGCCTAATAGTCAGGTGACTTTCAGCATAATTCTGGAATTTTTTTTACAGAGAGCCTCTTAGGCATTATGAAATATGACAACAGAAACACTCAAAATCTGATGCAACCGTGAGACAACTGGtttcataaaaataataaaaaacaggaaATGTGAGTCATGCCTTTCTTAGAAACCGGGAGCTTTGTAATGTAACCCTGTTGAAAGAGCTCATCAGATAAATGATTAGATCTTTCCTGCTCTTTATTTGTAGACAAACAGCGTCATTCTTACTCACATGTTTACATATGTGTCATTAAACTGTGTTTATTCACTAGAAATGATGGGAAAGCGAGTTAAATAGGTTTTC
This window contains:
- the LOC139062252 gene encoding E3 SUMO-protein ligase ZBED1-like, producing MRDHKRGRLRRRQQQRRKSTQRMRRTKRSAVWSHFTLVNDNDAKCTICGSILKYNKSTTSLNYHLSTSHSAVLQTASGTQPTIAMALGRRVCDSTKAEGITQRICNMVTTDMLPINIVEGQGFQELIKYVEPGYNIPSRTTITTRLEASYAKKKTELRTQLATANVALTTDCWTSLTTESYITVTCHYIEPDWRVKSAVLLTESITVRHTADNLADKLNQAVETWGLTGRVVACVHDNARNIVSANSPTRVNWHSVPCFAHTLQLAINDGFTTYINRVIIAASRLVQHFNHSSLANIALKAKQQQMQLPSHKLIQSCKTRWNSVSEMFNRLTEQRWAVSAVLSDRTVTKLSDARTLELRDEFWQLMEDVAPVLETLKCATTVMSAETEVSVSDTYPITFSLINVHLKTDEEDTSKVGEFKSRVCTSLSERMKIASDDLMSTPPMIATMLDPRHKHLGFLTPPRRVTAHAKLLEVLAETEAEAECKSATSADAIGGQQELVGGRAVPVQAAGLQRRSAYALLMGENYTTRSTDDVEKEVDSFLKDPPPLLDSSPTTWWKVNEGRFPRLANLARKYLAIPGTSVPSERVFSAAGLTVNRLRTRLTPDHVDLLIFLNKNR